One part of the Asterias amurensis chromosome 11, ASM3211899v1 genome encodes these proteins:
- the LOC139944621 gene encoding serine hydroxymethyltransferase, cytosolic-like isoform X2, giving the protein MTTNGQTNGAGGEWFGSEPLATNDPAIAEIIVKEKQRQKCGLELIASENFTSRAVLETLGSCLQNKYCEGYPGKRYYGGTQHFDELENLCIKRAQEAYRLDPAEWGVNVQPYSGSPANFAVYTALIGPHGRIMGLDLPDGGHLTHGFMTSKKKISATSMYFESMPYKVDPATGLIDMDRLEENAKLFHPQMIIAGISCYSRNLDYARFRKIADQHGAYLMADMAHISGLVAAEVVNNPFEHCDIVTSTTHKTLRGPRSGIIFFRRGLRNTLKNGTQVMYDIERPINEAVFPGLQGGPHMHAVAGVAVALKQTMNPEFKQYAANVIQNAQVMCKKLVELGYKIVTGGTDNHLLLVDLRPTQVGGARCEKILEDISVVCNKNTCPGDLSALKPSGLRFGTAALTSRNLTAEDFEKVVDFIDKGIKLTKEIEPLCGPTLKEFREMVATNKEVQAKITVLREEVEAFASKFPLPGFQ; this is encoded by the exons ATGACTACAAACGGACAGACCAACGGAGCAGGAGGGGAGTGGTTCGGAAGTGAACCGCTGGCGACCAACGACCCGGCAATCGCAGAAATCATCGTCAAGGAGAAACAGAGACAGAAGTGTGGGCTGGAACTGATTGCCTCAGAGAACTTCACAAGCCGTGCTGTGCTGGAGACACTTGGATCGTGTCTTCAGAACAAATACTGTGAGGGTTATCCAGGAAAGAG GTACTATGGAGGCACCCAGCACTTTGACGAGTTGGAAAACCTATGTATAAAGCGTGCACAGGAGGCCTACCGCCTAGACCCCGCAGAGTGGGGCGTCAACGTCCAACCCTACTCTGGCTCGCCAGCGAACTTTGCAGTGTACACCGCCCTTATTGGGCCCCACGGTCGCATCATGGGGTTGGACCTGCCGGACGGTGGTCATCTGACCCACGGGTTCATGACCAGTAAGAAGAAGATTTCGGCAACTTCCATGTACTTTGAGTCTATGCCATACAAGGTGGACCCCGCCACGGGTTTGATCGACATGGATCGCTTGGAGGAGAACGCTAAATTGTTTCATCCACAAATGATTATTGCAG GCATCAGCTGTTATTCACGTAACCTGGACTATGCTAGATTCCGTAAGATCGCCGATCAGCACGGAGCATACCTGATGGCTGATATGGCTCATATCAGCGGGCTCGTTGCCGCCGAGGTCGTTAACAATCCCTTTGAGCACTGTGACATTGTCACCAGTACGACCCACAAGACGCTGCGTGGACCCAGGTCTGGCATCATCTTCTTCCGCAGAG GTCTCCGTAACACGCTCAAGAATGGTACACAAGTCATGTATGACATAGAGAGGCCAATCAACGAAGCAGTGTTCCCAGGTCTGCAAGGCGGCCCTCACATGCACGCTGTCGCTG GTGTTGCCGTTGCTCTTAAACAGACTATGAATCCAGAGTTCAAGCAATACGCAGCCAATGTCATCCAAAATGCCCAGGTCATGTGCAAGAAACTTGTAGAACTTGGATACAAGATTGTCACAG GTGGCACTGACAACCATCTTCTCTTGGTTGACCTCCGACCTACCCAAGTGGGAGGAGCTCGCTGTGAGAAAATTCTTGAGGACATTTCGGTGGTGTGCAATAAGAACACGTGTCCAGGAGACTTGAGCGCTTTGAAGCCAAGCGGCTTACGATTTGGAACTGCCGCCCTGACTTCTCGTAATTTGACTGCCGAGGACTTTGAGAAGGTGGTGGACTTCATTGACAAAG GCATCAAGCTGACCAAGGAAATTGAGCCACTCTGCGGACCTACCTTGAAGGAGTTCCGTGAGATGGTGGCCACCAACAAGGAGGTCCAAGCCAAGATTACCGTCTTGAGAGAAGAAGTCGAAGCCTTTGCCAGCAAGTTCCCTCTGCCTGGATTTCAGTAA
- the LOC139944621 gene encoding serine hydroxymethyltransferase, cytosolic-like isoform X1 — MSQVSVQPSAVDSTNAKRQKLCDETKQSGSMTTNGQTNGAGGEWFGSEPLATNDPAIAEIIVKEKQRQKCGLELIASENFTSRAVLETLGSCLQNKYCEGYPGKRYYGGTQHFDELENLCIKRAQEAYRLDPAEWGVNVQPYSGSPANFAVYTALIGPHGRIMGLDLPDGGHLTHGFMTSKKKISATSMYFESMPYKVDPATGLIDMDRLEENAKLFHPQMIIAGISCYSRNLDYARFRKIADQHGAYLMADMAHISGLVAAEVVNNPFEHCDIVTSTTHKTLRGPRSGIIFFRRGLRNTLKNGTQVMYDIERPINEAVFPGLQGGPHMHAVAGVAVALKQTMNPEFKQYAANVIQNAQVMCKKLVELGYKIVTGGTDNHLLLVDLRPTQVGGARCEKILEDISVVCNKNTCPGDLSALKPSGLRFGTAALTSRNLTAEDFEKVVDFIDKGIKLTKEIEPLCGPTLKEFREMVATNKEVQAKITVLREEVEAFASKFPLPGFQ; from the exons ATGAGTCAAGTTTCAGTGCAACCATCGGCAGTTGATTCAACGAACGCAAAGAGACAGAAGCTGTGTGACGAGACG AAACAATCGGGAAGTATGACTACAAACGGACAGACCAACGGAGCAGGAGGGGAGTGGTTCGGAAGTGAACCGCTGGCGACCAACGACCCGGCAATCGCAGAAATCATCGTCAAGGAGAAACAGAGACAGAAGTGTGGGCTGGAACTGATTGCCTCAGAGAACTTCACAAGCCGTGCTGTGCTGGAGACACTTGGATCGTGTCTTCAGAACAAATACTGTGAGGGTTATCCAGGAAAGAG GTACTATGGAGGCACCCAGCACTTTGACGAGTTGGAAAACCTATGTATAAAGCGTGCACAGGAGGCCTACCGCCTAGACCCCGCAGAGTGGGGCGTCAACGTCCAACCCTACTCTGGCTCGCCAGCGAACTTTGCAGTGTACACCGCCCTTATTGGGCCCCACGGTCGCATCATGGGGTTGGACCTGCCGGACGGTGGTCATCTGACCCACGGGTTCATGACCAGTAAGAAGAAGATTTCGGCAACTTCCATGTACTTTGAGTCTATGCCATACAAGGTGGACCCCGCCACGGGTTTGATCGACATGGATCGCTTGGAGGAGAACGCTAAATTGTTTCATCCACAAATGATTATTGCAG GCATCAGCTGTTATTCACGTAACCTGGACTATGCTAGATTCCGTAAGATCGCCGATCAGCACGGAGCATACCTGATGGCTGATATGGCTCATATCAGCGGGCTCGTTGCCGCCGAGGTCGTTAACAATCCCTTTGAGCACTGTGACATTGTCACCAGTACGACCCACAAGACGCTGCGTGGACCCAGGTCTGGCATCATCTTCTTCCGCAGAG GTCTCCGTAACACGCTCAAGAATGGTACACAAGTCATGTATGACATAGAGAGGCCAATCAACGAAGCAGTGTTCCCAGGTCTGCAAGGCGGCCCTCACATGCACGCTGTCGCTG GTGTTGCCGTTGCTCTTAAACAGACTATGAATCCAGAGTTCAAGCAATACGCAGCCAATGTCATCCAAAATGCCCAGGTCATGTGCAAGAAACTTGTAGAACTTGGATACAAGATTGTCACAG GTGGCACTGACAACCATCTTCTCTTGGTTGACCTCCGACCTACCCAAGTGGGAGGAGCTCGCTGTGAGAAAATTCTTGAGGACATTTCGGTGGTGTGCAATAAGAACACGTGTCCAGGAGACTTGAGCGCTTTGAAGCCAAGCGGCTTACGATTTGGAACTGCCGCCCTGACTTCTCGTAATTTGACTGCCGAGGACTTTGAGAAGGTGGTGGACTTCATTGACAAAG GCATCAAGCTGACCAAGGAAATTGAGCCACTCTGCGGACCTACCTTGAAGGAGTTCCGTGAGATGGTGGCCACCAACAAGGAGGTCCAAGCCAAGATTACCGTCTTGAGAGAAGAAGTCGAAGCCTTTGCCAGCAAGTTCCCTCTGCCTGGATTTCAGTAA